In a single window of the Campylobacter fetus subsp. testudinum 03-427 genome:
- a CDS encoding putative type II secretion system protein, translating into MKKAFTIMEIVFVIIILGILVSIAIPRFSINRKDAQIAKAQVELANIRSTIALKRSESFLVSGESSAATSNLNNILKEAKVSTTNNTSSDYLLRWSVSGKTLKLDIKNYGTATFSDNGNGKFETCTSTPKDLCENLKKYDK; encoded by the coding sequence ATGAAAAAAGCATTTACGATAATGGAGATTGTGTTTGTCATCATCATTTTAGGGATACTAGTTAGCATAGCGATACCGCGTTTTAGCATAAACCGCAAAGACGCTCAAATAGCAAAAGCACAAGTTGAACTAGCCAACATAAGATCGACGATAGCTCTAAAAAGAAGCGAAAGTTTCTTAGTATCAGGGGAAAGTTCGGCTGCAACATCGAACCTAAATAATATACTAAAAGAAGCCAAAGTAAGCACAACAAACAATACAAGTTCAGACTACTTGTTAAGGTGGTCAGTAAGTGGAAAAACATTAAAACTAGATATAAAAAACTACGGAACAGCGACTTTTAGTGATAATGGAAATGGCAAATTTGAAACTTGCACATCTACCCCAAAAGATCTTTGCGAAAATCTAAAAAAATATGATAAATAG
- a CDS encoding putative type II secretion system protein (Pfam match to PF07963.8 N_methyl) — MKRKSIISLSRGFTMIEIVFVIVILGIFASLAVPRLATNKEDAQISQLKAQIAAIRAGIIDYANQQRLAGKSEKDIYPKQLENGEPKNRPNLFEYVLPTPIKSNNADRDTILKIQGWSDKADCETRYMYSTGNLKTASEVIVMVYCSPIITSDPECEEDYQGTFICLEGCDKIKEKQYKK, encoded by the coding sequence ATGAAAAGAAAATCCATTATATCATTATCTCGTGGTTTCACAATGATAGAAATCGTATTTGTTATAGTGATTTTAGGTATATTTGCTAGTCTCGCAGTTCCTAGACTTGCGACCAACAAAGAAGACGCACAAATATCTCAACTAAAAGCACAAATAGCCGCCATAAGAGCAGGAATAATAGATTACGCAAACCAGCAAAGACTAGCAGGAAAAAGTGAAAAAGATATTTATCCAAAACAGCTAGAAAATGGTGAACCGAAAAATAGACCAAATTTATTTGAATATGTACTTCCAACTCCTATAAAATCAAACAACGCCGATCGGGATACCATACTAAAAATTCAAGGTTGGTCGGATAAAGCTGATTGCGAAACAAGATATATGTATTCTACAGGAAACCTTAAGACTGCTAGTGAAGTGATAGTAATGGTTTATTGTTCTCCGATCATAACATCAGATCCTGAGTGCGAGGAAGATTATCAAGGAACTTTTATATGTTTAGAGGGATGTGACAAAATAAAGGAAAAGCAGTATAAAAAATAA
- a CDS encoding putative type II secretion system protein (Pfam match to PF07963.8 N_methyl), translated as MNTKFKNTSITKPFTKGFTIIEMVFVIVILGMLASILVPRLVATRDDAEISKIRMQISAIRRGIEYYAAAQMVKEGYDEFYCFTKCDSPRPNDKSNEAANRSKFTMDFLKTRNKGLYPMMLDQSRNVTPRTDDYHLLFKMVLAAPIKGAKNAKEKGWSRINDGNGDPFDGRYFLRIRDKTIVFNYCSPTLYKYNGNMCSNSGKFIPSLNGKFFCTGGTASTTEAKKIADCALVGEEYLDTSKLSTMEYPASWSITEAI; from the coding sequence ATGAATACTAAATTTAAAAATACAAGTATAACCAAGCCATTTACAAAGGGTTTTACTATTATCGAAATGGTTTTTGTTATCGTCATTTTAGGAATGTTGGCTAGTATTTTAGTACCTAGACTAGTGGCAACTAGAGACGACGCTGAAATATCAAAGATAAGAATGCAAATTTCAGCTATAAGACGCGGCATTGAGTACTACGCCGCAGCGCAGATGGTAAAAGAAGGTTACGACGAGTTTTACTGCTTTACTAAATGCGATTCACCTAGGCCTAATGACAAAAGCAATGAAGCAGCCAATAGATCTAAATTTACTATGGATTTTCTTAAAACTAGAAACAAAGGCTTATATCCTATGATGCTAGACCAGTCTAGAAATGTTACTCCTAGAACTGATGACTACCATTTACTATTTAAAATGGTTTTAGCTGCTCCTATAAAAGGAGCTAAAAATGCAAAAGAAAAAGGCTGGAGTAGAATAAACGATGGTAATGGTGATCCTTTTGATGGAAGATACTTTCTAAGGATTAGAGATAAAACTATAGTATTTAATTACTGTTCCCCTACTTTGTATAAATATAATGGAAATATGTGCTCTAATAGCGGAAAATTTATCCCGTCTTTAAATGGTAAATTTTTCTGCACCGGTGGAACTGCAAGTACTACTGAAGCAAAAAAAATCGCAGACTGCGCGTTGGTAGGCGAAGAGTATTTAGATACAAGTAAATTAAGCACTATGGAATATCCTGCTTCTTGGAGTATCACTGAAGCGATTTGA
- a CDS encoding MatE efflux family protein (Pfam matches to PF01554.14 MatE, and to PF01554.14 MatE), translating to MDFKPTKLFIKYAFPNMISTAFISFYFTVDTIFVGQMMGTKALGAMGLTMPFIMISFALIDMIAVGSSVQIALRLGSGRFKQACGIFSFSLMSVFIFSCFVFLFGIFFIEPIANYLIDDKELAVLASQYTKVFALFCPAIMLCFMLDNYLRICKKPMYSMCVNIFVAFVNVVLDYIFMVVLGWGLFSAALATCIGLSLGTLLGFAPFVFGNLELKLSKAFINLKIIRNIIYNGSSEFLTNISTSLFVIAANALLLDIAGVQGVAILEVIFAINSLMASLIFSMCDGISPLVTYYYGAKNLKFVMALFWRTFIGSMMLGVIIMSIVFFGGDLMISFFSRDSDFIAASKEALIIFSPIYLCSWFIVFANSFFTALNKPACSLIISLSANLLLPLPFLFVLSSFFGVNGVWLTPFAADFCAIWLAVYFLRKTIKSLN from the coding sequence ATGGACTTTAAACCTACAAAATTATTTATAAAATACGCTTTTCCAAATATGATAAGCACCGCTTTCATATCGTTTTATTTTACTGTAGATACTATATTTGTCGGACAGATGATGGGCACAAAAGCACTTGGCGCTATGGGGCTTACTATGCCTTTTATAATGATAAGCTTCGCACTCATAGATATGATAGCAGTAGGCTCATCCGTGCAAATAGCGCTGCGCCTTGGAAGTGGTAGATTTAAGCAAGCTTGCGGGATATTTAGTTTTAGTTTGATGTCGGTTTTTATCTTTTCTTGTTTCGTGTTTTTATTTGGTATTTTCTTTATAGAACCGATTGCGAATTACTTGATAGACGATAAAGAACTAGCCGTTCTTGCGTCGCAATATACTAAAGTTTTTGCACTGTTTTGCCCCGCCATAATGCTATGCTTTATGCTAGATAACTATCTTAGAATTTGCAAAAAGCCTATGTATAGTATGTGTGTAAATATCTTTGTAGCATTTGTAAATGTTGTTCTTGATTATATTTTTATGGTAGTTTTAGGTTGGGGGCTTTTTAGCGCTGCTTTGGCTACTTGCATCGGACTTAGTTTGGGAACTTTGCTTGGATTTGCACCGTTTGTATTTGGAAACTTAGAGCTAAAACTAAGCAAAGCGTTTATAAATTTAAAAATTATAAGAAATATAATATACAACGGAAGCTCAGAGTTCTTGACAAATATCTCAACATCACTCTTTGTCATCGCAGCAAACGCTTTACTACTAGATATCGCAGGAGTGCAGGGCGTGGCGATACTTGAGGTAATTTTTGCTATAAATAGCCTTATGGCATCATTGATATTTAGTATGTGTGATGGTATCAGTCCGCTTGTTACTTACTACTACGGCGCGAAAAATTTAAAATTCGTAATGGCTCTGTTTTGGCGTACATTTATAGGCTCTATGATGCTTGGGGTGATCATTATGAGCATAGTATTTTTTGGTGGAGATCTTATGATATCATTTTTCAGCAGAGATAGCGATTTTATCGCAGCTAGCAAAGAAGCTTTGATCATTTTTTCACCGATTTATCTATGTTCTTGGTTTATCGTATTTGCCAACTCGTTTTTCACAGCTTTAAATAAGCCTGCTTGTTCTCTTATCATATCTTTAAGCGCAAATTTACTACTACCTTTGCCGTTTTTGTTTGTATTGTCAAGTTTTTTTGGGGTAAATGGAGTATGGCTAACTCCTTTTGCGGCTGATTTTTGTGCTATTTGGTTGGCTGTGTATTTTTTAAGAAAGACGATTAAAAGCCTAAATTAG
- the uvrB gene encoding UvrABC nucleotide excision repair complex, subunit UvrB (Pfam matches to PF12344.4 UvrB, and to PF00271.27 Helicase_C, and to PF04851.11 ResIII, and to PF02151.15 UVR) yields MDKFEISSKFKPSDDQEKAITNIVDSIKSGNKFNVLLGVTGSGKTFTMANVIKRLNIPTLIMTHNKSLAAQLYSEFKGFFPKNHVEYFISYYDYYQPEAYIPRQDLFIEKDSSINDELERLRLSATANLLEFDDVIVVASVSANYGLGNPAEYKGMVLLLNIGMSLNQKELLLKLVDMGYKRNDSYFDRGDFRVNGDVVDIYPAYFNDEAIRLEFFGDELDAMYHFDVLENKRTKDVSKFILYATSQFVVGENRLKQAIKDIELELEDRLAFYEKENRLVEYQRLKQRVEFDLEMLSSTGSTKGVENYARYLTGQKSGETPYSLFDYFEVSGKDYLVIVDESHVSLPQFRGMYAGDRSRKEVLVEYGFRLPSALDNRPLKFDEFIAKKANYLFVSATPNEYEIDLSKGHIYEQILRPTGLLDPRIEVISSDNQVEVLFDRAKAVIARNERVLVTTLTKKMSEELTRYYLELGIKVKYMHSDIDAVERNELIRGLRKGDFDMLVGINLLREGLDLPEVSLVAVLDADKEGFLRSRTSLIQTMGRAARNVNGTVILFANKITNSMKEAIDTTEARREYQNEYNKKHGITPRSASRNLEDSLKEEDLPNLYNKAKKLEKMPASERAKIVKELRKQMLEAAKNLEFEKAAALRDEIAKLREL; encoded by the coding sequence ATGGATAAATTTGAGATATCTAGTAAATTTAAGCCAAGCGATGATCAAGAAAAAGCGATAACAAACATAGTTGATAGCATAAAATCAGGGAATAAATTTAACGTCCTTTTAGGAGTAACTGGAAGTGGTAAGACTTTTACGATGGCAAACGTGATAAAACGCCTAAATATACCAACTCTCATTATGACCCATAACAAAAGCTTAGCCGCGCAGCTTTATAGCGAATTCAAAGGCTTTTTTCCTAAAAATCACGTTGAGTATTTCATAAGCTACTATGACTACTATCAACCTGAAGCCTATATACCGCGTCAAGATCTTTTTATAGAAAAAGATAGTTCTATAAATGATGAGCTTGAGCGTTTAAGACTTAGTGCGACTGCAAATTTGCTTGAGTTTGACGATGTGATAGTCGTGGCTTCTGTATCTGCAAACTACGGTTTAGGAAATCCTGCTGAGTATAAAGGTATGGTTTTGTTACTAAACATAGGTATGAGTTTAAATCAAAAAGAGCTACTTTTAAAACTAGTAGATATGGGATATAAAAGAAATGATTCGTACTTTGATCGTGGGGATTTTCGAGTAAATGGCGACGTGGTAGATATCTATCCGGCGTATTTTAACGATGAGGCTATAAGGCTTGAGTTTTTTGGAGACGAGCTTGACGCGATGTATCACTTTGATGTGTTAGAAAACAAACGTACAAAAGATGTTAGTAAATTTATACTATATGCAACAAGCCAGTTTGTAGTCGGAGAAAATAGACTAAAACAAGCGATAAAAGATATCGAGCTTGAGCTTGAAGATAGACTTGCATTTTATGAGAAAGAAAATAGATTAGTCGAGTATCAAAGACTTAAGCAAAGAGTGGAGTTTGACCTTGAGATGCTCTCAAGCACCGGAAGCACCAAAGGCGTGGAAAACTACGCGCGTTACCTAACAGGGCAAAAGTCTGGAGAGACGCCGTACTCTTTGTTTGATTACTTTGAAGTCAGTGGTAAGGACTACCTTGTTATAGTAGATGAAAGTCACGTGAGTTTGCCGCAATTTCGCGGAATGTACGCAGGAGATAGAAGCAGAAAAGAGGTTTTAGTCGAGTATGGTTTTAGACTTCCTTCAGCGCTTGATAATAGACCTTTGAAATTTGATGAGTTTATAGCAAAAAAGGCGAACTATCTGTTTGTCTCAGCCACCCCAAACGAGTATGAGATAGATCTCTCAAAAGGTCATATTTATGAGCAGATACTTAGACCTACTGGACTTCTTGATCCACGTATAGAAGTCATAAGCAGTGATAATCAAGTAGAAGTTTTGTTTGATAGAGCTAAAGCTGTCATAGCAAGAAATGAGCGAGTACTAGTAACAACTCTAACTAAAAAGATGAGTGAAGAGCTAACGCGCTACTATCTTGAGCTTGGTATCAAGGTCAAATATATGCACTCAGATATCGATGCAGTAGAAAGAAACGAGCTTATAAGAGGTCTTAGAAAAGGCGATTTTGATATGCTTGTTGGTATAAATTTGCTTCGTGAGGGGCTAGATCTACCAGAAGTCTCTTTAGTAGCGGTTTTAGACGCCGATAAAGAGGGTTTTTTAAGAAGTCGCACGAGCCTTATACAAACTATGGGAAGAGCAGCTAGAAACGTAAATGGAACGGTTATATTATTTGCAAATAAAATAACAAATTCGATGAAAGAAGCCATAGATACAACTGAAGCAAGGCGCGAATATCAAAATGAATACAACAAAAAGCACGGTATAACTCCGCGCTCAGCTAGTAGAAATTTAGAAGATAGCTTAAAAGAAGAAGATCTACCAAATTTATATAACAAAGCCAAAAAATTAGAAAAAATGCCAGCAAGCGAGCGAGCAAAGATTGTAAAAGAGCTAAGAAAACAGATGCTTGAAGCGGCTAAGAATTTGGAATTTGAAAAAGCTGCGGCCTTGAGAGATGAGATAGCAAAACTTAGAGAACTTTAA
- the ppk gene encoding polyphosphate kinase (Pfam matches to PF13090.2 PP_kinase_C, and to PF02503.13 PP_kinase, and to PF13089.2 PP_kinase_N), whose translation MENKDIFINRELSWLRFNSRVLSQCEKDLPLLEKLKFIAIYSTNLDEFYMIRIAGLKQLFAAGVVVSGSDEMTPLDQLREIRKYLKDEQQILEDYYKQTVSKLSLSGLHIKKYEDLGDDIKARADDYFFSNILPVIVPIAVDATHPFPHLNNLSFGLAVKLCDEAHPEIIKFGMIRISRVLPRFYNAGDGIYVPIESIVHRHAEEIFPGYRLLASCAFRVTRNADMVIEEEEADDFMMILEQGLKLRRKGAFVRLQIEKDPDPEILEFLNLHMKIFYKDIYEYSIPLTLGALWQIIGDKEFSHLLLPPYTPKTLPPFGQNVSMFEAIDKEDVLLFHPYESFEPVTQFIKEAAKDPKVISIRMTLYRVEKNSSIIQALIDAASDGKQVTVMVELKARFDEENNLHWAKALENAGAHVIYGITGFKVHAKVSQVIRQMGDKLKFYMHLGTGNYNGSSAKIYTDVSYFTSREEFAKDTTTFFHILSGFSKNRRLNALSMSPMQIKERVIEMIRNEAKMGKDGKIIAKMNALVDSDVIKELYNASRAGVQIDLIIRGICCLRPGVEGMSENIRVRSIIGKYLEHARIFYFKHANPKFYISSADWMPRNLERRLELMTPIYESVLQGKLSEILRVQLIDNELSYELSSDGEYTSVIRADNDKQLNNHEFFENYLNKVFKSLKKGSDQDKVQILASKLFKES comes from the coding sequence ATGGAAAACAAAGATATTTTTATCAATCGTGAGCTATCTTGGCTCAGATTTAATTCACGTGTTTTGTCTCAGTGCGAAAAAGATCTTCCACTACTTGAAAAACTTAAGTTTATAGCTATTTATTCAACAAATTTAGATGAATTTTATATGATACGCATAGCTGGTCTTAAACAGTTATTTGCAGCTGGAGTTGTAGTAAGCGGAAGTGATGAGATGACTCCGCTTGACCAACTAAGGGAGATAAGAAAATATCTAAAAGATGAACAGCAAATTTTAGAAGATTACTATAAGCAAACAGTTTCAAAGCTATCTCTATCTGGTTTGCATATAAAAAAATATGAAGATTTAGGAGATGATATAAAAGCTAGGGCTGATGATTACTTTTTCTCGAATATTTTACCAGTTATCGTTCCTATAGCAGTTGATGCGACTCACCCTTTTCCGCATTTAAACAACCTTAGTTTCGGACTTGCGGTCAAGCTTTGTGATGAAGCACATCCTGAGATAATCAAATTTGGAATGATACGTATCAGCCGTGTGCTTCCTAGATTTTACAACGCTGGAGATGGCATATACGTGCCTATAGAAAGCATAGTTCATCGCCACGCTGAAGAGATATTTCCTGGGTATAGGCTGCTTGCAAGTTGCGCGTTTAGAGTAACTAGAAACGCAGATATGGTGATCGAAGAAGAGGAAGCGGACGATTTTATGATGATACTAGAACAAGGCTTGAAGCTCCGTAGAAAAGGTGCTTTTGTTCGTTTGCAAATCGAAAAAGATCCAGATCCAGAGATACTTGAGTTTTTAAATTTGCATATGAAAATATTTTATAAAGATATCTATGAATATAGCATTCCTCTAACTCTTGGGGCTTTATGGCAGATTATCGGCGATAAAGAATTTTCTCATTTACTACTTCCGCCATATACGCCAAAAACACTTCCGCCCTTTGGACAAAACGTCTCGATGTTTGAAGCTATAGATAAAGAAGACGTTTTACTTTTTCATCCATATGAAAGTTTTGAGCCAGTAACTCAGTTCATCAAAGAAGCGGCAAAAGATCCAAAAGTCATATCTATAAGAATGACTTTATATAGAGTAGAAAAGAACTCAAGCATCATTCAAGCTCTTATAGACGCTGCAAGTGATGGCAAACAAGTAACTGTTATGGTAGAACTAAAGGCTAGATTTGATGAAGAAAACAACCTTCACTGGGCAAAAGCACTTGAAAACGCAGGAGCTCACGTGATATATGGTATCACAGGGTTTAAAGTGCATGCAAAAGTTTCTCAAGTCATACGTCAGATGGGTGACAAGCTCAAATTTTATATGCACCTTGGAACTGGAAATTACAATGGAAGTAGCGCAAAAATTTACACAGACGTGAGCTATTTTACTAGCAGAGAAGAGTTTGCGAAAGATACGACGACTTTTTTTCATATACTATCTGGATTTAGTAAAAATCGACGTTTAAATGCTCTATCTATGTCGCCTATGCAGATAAAAGAAAGAGTTATAGAGATGATAAGAAACGAAGCAAAAATGGGCAAAGACGGTAAAATAATTGCTAAAATGAATGCTTTAGTTGATAGTGATGTGATAAAAGAACTTTATAACGCAAGTAGGGCAGGAGTTCAGATAGATCTTATAATAAGAGGAATTTGTTGTCTTAGACCGGGCGTTGAGGGTATGAGTGAAAATATCCGCGTACGCTCTATCATAGGAAAATACCTTGAGCATGCTAGGATATTTTATTTCAAACATGCAAATCCTAAGTTTTATATATCAAGCGCAGACTGGATGCCTCGAAATTTAGAGCGTAGGCTTGAGCTTATGACTCCGATATATGAAAGTGTTTTACAAGGCAAATTAAGTGAGATATTAAGGGTGCAACTGATAGACAACGAGCTATCTTATGAGTTAAGTAGTGATGGCGAATATACGAGTGTTATAAGAGCTGATAATGATAAACAGCTAAACAACCACGAATTTTTTGAAAATTATCTTAACAAAGTGTTTAAATCTCTCAAAAAAGGTAGCGATCAAGACAAAGTGCAGATACTTGCTTCAAAGTTATTTAAAGAGAGTTAG
- a CDS encoding putative type II secretion system protein (Pfam match to PF07963.8 N_methyl), with protein MKKAFSMIELIFVMVILGILASSMIPKFSKGRQDADIATIKIQIAAIRTGIRDFTTTQIIAGKTKNTLDVADIPSSWDESKNDTIYPFSLEGKDEVEKLFSTVLPNPIKGAKSKNENGWSKFDENGDTAPGRYYVRFGNASVRFDYCSTATNQCSSTTDTPLGQFYCSDDEIKCSLLDEQKI; from the coding sequence ATGAAAAAAGCATTTAGTATGATAGAGCTGATTTTTGTAATGGTCATTTTAGGGATACTTGCTAGCTCTATGATTCCTAAGTTTTCAAAGGGCAGACAAGACGCAGATATAGCAACTATAAAAATACAAATCGCCGCCATAAGAACAGGGATAAGAGACTTTACAACTACTCAAATCATAGCTGGAAAGACTAAAAATACTTTAGATGTTGCAGATATACCTAGTTCTTGGGACGAAAGCAAAAACGATACTATATATCCGTTCTCTTTAGAAGGTAAAGATGAAGTTGAAAAGCTATTTTCAACAGTGTTACCTAATCCTATAAAAGGAGCTAAAAGCAAAAATGAAAACGGCTGGAGTAAATTTGATGAAAACGGCGATACTGCACCTGGTAGGTATTACGTGAGATTTGGAAATGCATCTGTTCGTTTTGATTACTGTTCTACTGCGACAAATCAATGCTCATCAACAACAGATACTCCACTAGGTCAATTTTACTGTAGTGATGATGAAATAAAATGTAGTTTATTAGATGAGCAAAAAATTTAA